The window TTTAATGAATCTATACTAATTTTATTATTAGGCATATTTATGAGATAAGTGATAATATCATTGACTAATTTTTTTCATCCTCAGTTGCGTTTATAATTTTGTATTTCATTTCAAGATTTCCTTCTCTATTTTAGTATTTCAAATTTGGTGATTATCCTTTCAGTCTAACTGTTTAGGAAATTATATTATAAGAATACCATGAATTAATGAATGGTACTACTTTGTTGTGGATTCTTTAAGCTAATGACTTGAATAACGGTAGCTATCTCAGTGAATCAAATTTTATTTTGTTGCATTTCTGACATGGCAGACATATGTAATATTAGGAAGAAAACAGTGAGGAGGCAATTATCGTGTCAGAAGTAAGAACGAGAAAGTTCGGATATATTCGTGTTTCATCTAAGGATCAGCATATAGATCGGCAGCTGTCAGATTTCAAGAGAGAAGGTATACAGAAACGGGATATTTTTATTGAAAAGCAGTCGGGGAGAGATTTCCAACGCCCGGTGTACCGTCAGATTGGTAATCGGCGCCTTTACAGACTCTCTTTTCTGTGGGTGCATCCGCAACACCTGCTCGTACAGCAGGGCATGATAGGTTGTAATCATTTGGATAATTTCAGTGCCCTTCCCTGATAGATTTCATTTCTGGTTTTCATGTGGTGTCTCCTTCCTTGAAAATAGGAATACGCACACAATGCGTAGTAAGAACGTACTGTGTGCGCATTGAACTACTTATACCGGTTATGGCGGTCCATAGTCGGCTATTTTGGTTTACGGGTAACAAAAAAGCACCTCATACGGGTGCCGGAAAATTGCAAACTATAAGCATGGTTATTGTAACATGGGTAGTTTTTCACTTCAATTGCAGACGTGTGCCAAATTTTTGACAGTGAATGTTGCCAGGTTGCGTGGGATTCAGTATAATATAAGGGAATGAACAGAGGATAATACATGATTATCCAATACTTTAAAATCGGAGAATATAAAAATGGAGCATGAAAACTATTTAAAATACCTTTCTAAAATCTATGAAGAATATAAAAATTTTGATGATAGTAAAATCCCTTTAT of the Luxibacter massiliensis genome contains:
- a CDS encoding recombinase family protein — translated: MSEVRTRKFGYIRVSSKDQHIDRQLSDFKREGIQKRDIFIEKQSGRDFQRPVYRQIGNRRLYRLSFLWVHPQHLLVQQGMIGCNHLDNFSALP